The Armatimonadia bacterium genome contains a region encoding:
- a CDS encoding sulfatase-like hydrolase/transferase: protein MTDRPNLLVIILDSLRADHLPLYGYSKQTAPTLSRLAEEACVYEQAIADGGWTPASVGALFTGLCGREHNCEERTRLPEGMPTLAEVLQATGYHTSALSTNPYMLPVHGYGRGFTRFEEVRHGKGEIRALRWLTKPLYLTDKGGRQLTETFLDALPDLPQPFLSVLHYDETHCPYGARQPYTFRFANGGRTRLGQIATALRAHRMYNFMTKASAADYEVLAGLYDGMIAYQDSLLAQILNSPAYAAVKDNTVVVVLADHGDLFGEDGYLGHSFGVNEGLLHVPLVIRAPGVLEPGSRAQGMVQLRDVGRSLASLAGAPPLDESSAPTVNVFSARSPEDGHQVTFCERRGFAQERVDREKRHQPAFDFDRHNVQIACARERRWKLVRNGRGERRLYDLASDPREEHNLVDQQRQEAQRLEKKLDEWLSGQAFYGFFPEDEGPVAPEVEQRLRDLGYMA from the coding sequence ATGACTGATCGGCCAAACCTACTTGTCATCATCCTCGACTCTCTGCGCGCCGACCATCTGCCTCTCTACGGGTACTCGAAGCAGACGGCGCCGACGCTGAGCCGTCTTGCCGAGGAGGCCTGCGTCTACGAGCAGGCCATCGCTGACGGCGGCTGGACACCCGCCTCCGTGGGTGCGCTCTTCACAGGCCTGTGTGGGCGAGAGCATAACTGCGAAGAGCGGACGCGACTGCCCGAGGGAATGCCGACCCTTGCGGAAGTCCTGCAGGCGACCGGGTACCATACGAGCGCCCTCTCAACGAACCCGTACATGTTGCCGGTGCATGGCTACGGACGGGGCTTCACGCGGTTTGAGGAGGTTCGGCATGGCAAGGGTGAGATTCGCGCTCTGCGCTGGCTGACCAAGCCCCTGTACCTCACGGACAAGGGTGGGCGGCAACTCACCGAGACCTTCCTCGACGCGCTTCCCGACCTGCCACAGCCTTTCCTGTCGGTGCTGCACTATGACGAGACCCATTGCCCCTACGGCGCACGGCAGCCCTACACCTTCCGCTTTGCCAACGGGGGTCGCACGAGGCTCGGGCAGATTGCCACGGCTCTGCGCGCCCACCGGATGTACAACTTCATGACCAAGGCCTCGGCGGCGGACTACGAGGTTCTTGCCGGGCTGTATGACGGAATGATCGCGTACCAGGACTCGCTGCTGGCACAGATACTGAATAGCCCGGCCTACGCGGCGGTCAAGGACAACACGGTGGTTGTGGTCCTGGCGGATCACGGCGACCTCTTCGGTGAAGACGGCTACCTGGGCCACTCCTTCGGGGTGAACGAGGGCCTGCTTCACGTGCCGCTGGTGATTCGTGCGCCGGGGGTTCTTGAGCCGGGAAGCCGGGCGCAGGGGATGGTGCAGCTTCGCGACGTGGGACGGTCGCTTGCGAGCCTGGCCGGAGCGCCGCCCTTGGACGAGAGCTCAGCGCCGACAGTGAACGTGTTCTCGGCAAGGTCGCCGGAGGACGGGCACCAGGTGACCTTCTGCGAGCGACGGGGATTTGCTCAGGAGCGGGTTGATCGGGAGAAACGGCATCAGCCCGCCTTCGACTTCGACCGTCACAACGTCCAGATCGCCTGTGCCCGCGAGAGACGCTGGAAGCTCGTGCGCAACGGTCGTGGTGAGCGCCGGCTCTACGACCTGGCCTCCGACCCGCGCGAGGAGCACAACCTCGTCGACCAGCAGCGGCAGGAAGCCCAGCGGCTTGAGAAGAAGCTCGACGAATGGCTGTCGGGGCAGGCGTTCTATGGGTTCTTTCCGGAGGATGAGGGACCGGTTGCGCCGGAGGTTGAGCAACGGCTCAGAGACCTCGGGTACATGGCTTGA
- a CDS encoding PEP-CTERM sorting domain-containing protein has product MMWQTETLPTDVPNVSYLSFALGAGDQPWIAYYKGSSQDLMCATYDGASWQSSAADSAGWVGKYNSIVLDALNRPQVSYFEERNSSGTTTYDLKYATYDGSSWSRQTVDTGGSNEVGPYTSIALDSLGRAHIAYYDRTNGDLKYAHFDGTTWQVEQVDTVGDVGRYASLRLDAYDRPHVSYYDATNTNLKYAMKTATGWEIETVDGQSPTNTLVGQHTSLALDSANRAHITYWAETGQDLRYAYEDETGWHAQTVDGSPTNDGWYSSLELDSSGLPCVSYYSVPTTGGVGKLKFAAWNGTSWDVQVVDAPSGKSVGYYSALELLNGTTPRIAYLDATSGAAKYAQASVPEPATGICLALGLVGLGLWLKSRRKSADLSDN; this is encoded by the coding sequence ATGATGTGGCAGACCGAGACTTTGCCGACGGATGTGCCGAACGTAAGCTACCTGTCTTTCGCGCTCGGAGCCGGTGACCAGCCCTGGATCGCCTACTACAAGGGCTCGTCCCAGGACCTGATGTGTGCGACCTATGACGGTGCGAGCTGGCAGTCCTCAGCAGCCGATAGCGCCGGGTGGGTCGGCAAGTACAACTCGATCGTGCTGGACGCGCTGAACCGGCCGCAGGTCTCCTACTTCGAGGAGCGCAACTCGTCCGGCACCACCACCTACGATCTGAAGTATGCTACCTACGACGGCAGCTCCTGGAGCCGTCAGACGGTCGATACAGGCGGGTCGAACGAGGTTGGTCCGTACACCAGCATCGCCCTCGACAGCCTGGGACGTGCGCACATCGCGTACTACGACCGGACCAACGGCGATCTGAAGTACGCGCACTTTGACGGGACGACCTGGCAAGTGGAGCAGGTGGACACCGTTGGCGACGTCGGTCGCTACGCGAGCCTGCGGCTGGATGCCTACGATCGTCCGCACGTGTCCTACTACGACGCGACCAACACCAATCTCAAGTACGCGATGAAGACGGCGACGGGCTGGGAGATTGAGACGGTCGACGGTCAGAGCCCGACGAACACCTTGGTGGGTCAGCACACCTCGCTGGCCCTTGACAGCGCGAATCGCGCCCATATCACCTACTGGGCCGAGACCGGTCAGGACCTGCGGTACGCGTATGAGGATGAGACCGGCTGGCATGCGCAGACGGTGGATGGGTCGCCCACCAACGACGGTTGGTACTCGTCACTGGAGTTGGACTCAAGCGGCCTGCCCTGTGTGAGCTACTACTCGGTACCGACCACCGGCGGCGTAGGCAAGCTGAAGTTTGCGGCCTGGAACGGGACTTCGTGGGACGTACAGGTCGTTGATGCACCGAGTGGGAAGTCTGTGGGGTACTACAGTGCGCTGGAGCTGCTCAACGGCACGACACCGCGGATCGCCTATCTGGACGCGACCAGCGGAGCGGCGAAGTACGCGCAGGCTTCAGTGCCGGAGCCCGCGACGGGAATCTGCCTGGCACTGGGCCTCGTGGGGTTAGGGCTGTGGCTAAAGTCCCGACGCAAGAGCGCCGATTTGTCCGACAACTGA
- a CDS encoding alpha-L-fucosidase: MALLLVLLMVALLSTQAVAAWPPERPAGDTPTPEQLAWQDMELGMFCHFGTNTFTDREWGDGTASPEVFNPEQFNPRQWAAAAREAGFKYLILTAKHHDGFCLWPTQQTDYCVRKSKWRNGKGDVVGEVAQACREAGLKLGLYLSPWDRHEPRYADNETYDRYYLAQMTELLTNYGDIMEFWCDGAGGQGHVYNWTAYRQTLNRLQPKCLLAIAGVPDIKWVGNENGFAPDPLWNVVDVGGKDYWWPAECDARIRQNWFWHPNDADTLKSVEYLLRMYHGSVGRGAGLLLNVAADNRGLLPEQDVQRLREFRQALDSIYGTDLAAGKLVTVSSAQSAQPAAAAVDKDPATYWLAAADNPEAWIEIDLGQPTTFDRVVTMEAIQRGQRIRKYAIDLWDGTDWHRIHEGTSIGHKKIDLLPKPVTGSKLRLVFEATTGPGLRSVGVYLAPEQYRK; encoded by the coding sequence ATGGCCCTTCTTCTGGTCCTGCTGATGGTCGCCCTTCTCTCCACCCAGGCAGTGGCAGCCTGGCCGCCTGAACGACCTGCCGGGGACACTCCCACACCCGAGCAGTTGGCCTGGCAGGACATGGAACTCGGGATGTTTTGCCACTTCGGCACGAACACCTTCACTGACCGGGAGTGGGGCGACGGCACGGCCTCGCCGGAGGTCTTCAACCCGGAGCAGTTCAACCCGCGCCAGTGGGCCGCCGCGGCCCGGGAGGCCGGGTTCAAGTACCTGATCCTCACCGCCAAGCACCATGACGGGTTCTGCCTGTGGCCCACGCAGCAGACCGACTACTGCGTCCGCAAGAGCAAGTGGCGCAACGGTAAGGGCGATGTGGTTGGGGAAGTTGCGCAGGCCTGTCGCGAGGCCGGCCTGAAGCTGGGGCTGTACCTCTCACCCTGGGATCGTCACGAGCCGCGCTATGCCGATAACGAGACCTACGACCGCTACTACCTGGCGCAGATGACCGAGCTGCTGACCAACTACGGGGACATCATGGAGTTCTGGTGCGACGGCGCCGGCGGCCAGGGCCATGTGTACAACTGGACGGCCTACCGCCAGACCCTGAACCGACTGCAGCCCAAGTGCCTGCTGGCCATCGCAGGCGTCCCGGATATCAAGTGGGTCGGCAATGAGAACGGCTTCGCGCCCGACCCGCTGTGGAATGTGGTCGACGTCGGCGGGAAAGACTACTGGTGGCCCGCCGAGTGCGACGCCCGGATTCGGCAGAACTGGTTCTGGCACCCTAACGACGCCGACACGCTCAAGAGCGTGGAGTACCTGTTGAGGATGTACCACGGCTCGGTGGGTCGTGGCGCCGGGCTACTGCTGAATGTGGCGGCCGACAATCGCGGCCTGCTTCCCGAGCAGGATGTACAGCGGCTGCGCGAGTTCCGGCAGGCGCTGGACAGCATCTACGGCACGGACCTTGCTGCGGGCAAGTTGGTCACAGTGAGTAGCGCCCAGAGCGCTCAGCCTGCTGCGGCAGCCGTCGACAAGGATCCGGCGACCTACTGGCTTGCGGCCGCCGATAACCCGGAAGCGTGGATCGAGATCGACCTGGGTCAGCCCACCACCTTCGACCGTGTGGTGACGATGGAGGCCATCCAGCGAGGTCAGCGGATTCGGAAGTATGCGATCGACCTGTGGGACGGCACGGACTGGCACCGAATTCACGAGGGTACCAGCATCGGGCACAAGAAGATCGACCTCCTTCCCAAGCCCGTGACCGGCAGCAAGCTGCGGCTGGTCTTCGAGGCGACGACGGGTCCCGGACTGCGGTCAGTGGGCGTGTACCTGGCACCCGAGCAGTACCGGAAGTGA
- the grpE gene encoding nucleotide exchange factor GrpE — translation MFDEPTRKRKIKVEAGEAAGLPKAGEAEEQVEAEAEPVVEGLVEEPVSAEPTCEERIAQLEADLAAEQDGRLRALAELQNYRRRTQEDRVQQMMYANERLLFDLLLVLDHFEMACDAAEATEETQIVCKGYEMVLAQLRDVMSRYGLEEIPAEGVFFDPAVHEAVQSQAVEEPCEGTILKVLRKGYKLHERVLRPSQVVVAIRPES, via the coding sequence ATGTTCGACGAACCAACCCGGAAACGGAAGATCAAGGTTGAGGCTGGGGAGGCTGCAGGTCTGCCCAAAGCCGGGGAAGCCGAGGAGCAAGTTGAGGCCGAGGCGGAGCCCGTTGTCGAGGGACTCGTAGAGGAGCCCGTCTCGGCAGAGCCGACTTGCGAGGAGCGAATCGCCCAACTCGAGGCCGATCTGGCGGCGGAGCAGGATGGTCGCCTGCGTGCCCTGGCAGAGCTGCAGAACTACCGGCGGCGGACGCAGGAAGACCGCGTCCAGCAGATGATGTACGCCAATGAGCGGCTCCTGTTCGACCTGCTGCTGGTGCTGGATCACTTCGAGATGGCCTGCGACGCCGCCGAAGCCACCGAAGAGACGCAGATCGTGTGCAAGGGCTACGAGATGGTCCTCGCCCAACTACGGGACGTCATGAGCCGCTACGGGCTGGAGGAGATTCCCGCTGAGGGCGTCTTCTTCGACCCCGCGGTGCATGAGGCCGTCCAAAGCCAGGCCGTCGAGGAGCCCTGCGAGGGTACCATCCTGAAGGTCCTGCGCAAGGGCTACAAGCTGCATGAGCGAGTCCTGCGCCCGTCGCAGGTTGTGGTGGCCATCCGCCCCGAGTCGTAG
- a CDS encoding LapA family protein: MGDDDLDLELELDEENEEPVKPKSKPAAPAPKPEPAAAAKTPTPGAPKPSTPLPPAEGAEKPANVMSARKPGLAARAFAPVTGAMHKLRLPTWNLRNFLLGLAVLILVVLVVENWPSTRLSFLGLHADVPKAVVLILDFALGFVLAWLLLRRKGSPSDSGES, encoded by the coding sequence GTGGGCGACGACGATCTCGACCTTGAACTCGAACTCGATGAGGAAAACGAGGAGCCGGTGAAGCCGAAGTCGAAACCGGCCGCTCCTGCGCCTAAGCCCGAACCGGCTGCAGCCGCCAAGACTCCGACGCCGGGAGCACCCAAGCCTTCGACTCCGCTTCCGCCGGCAGAGGGTGCCGAGAAGCCGGCTAATGTCATGTCTGCCCGCAAGCCGGGACTGGCTGCCCGAGCCTTTGCGCCGGTGACCGGTGCGATGCACAAGCTGCGGCTGCCGACGTGGAATCTGCGCAACTTCCTCCTGGGCCTGGCGGTTCTCATCCTGGTGGTTCTCGTGGTGGAGAACTGGCCCAGTACTCGGCTGAGCTTCCTCGGCCTCCACGCGGACGTTCCGAAGGCCGTCGTTCTGATCCTGGACTTCGCCCTCGGCTTCGTCCTTGCCTGGCTGCTCCTGCGTCGCAAGGGCTCTCCGTCGGACAGCGGGGAATCCTAG
- a CDS encoding glycosyltransferase family 4 protein translates to MRILFVDRHTKVGGLNTYLRSLVPSLNRLGHECYLVSRRGPFWGATRSLFAQAAWHPPLEGWSTQVIARALRAWKADLVVAQTTTCAREAEPACRSLGVPLVMHIHSMTNLKDAGAGLDYASRIVVMNPSNAEFMRRRFPQVAERLYVSRLPVDLDSHPAEAPREGAGFRVLYCARLSRSKGHQGFAALQAVSLLAGEIPELSVTLLGGRGSRLTAARKEARELNRQAGRRATSAYPVVLDPRPFMAEADLVVGAGYVALEGLAMNRRVVGLGVLGLYGEVTEENLPEALAWNFGDQHAEQTEVTPELVAKTFLDAYHHHQREGQITWGHESLRRYNDPQEIARELTELYNSVLNRPAGT, encoded by the coding sequence ATGCGCATTCTTTTCGTAGACCGCCATACCAAGGTGGGCGGTCTCAACACCTACCTACGATCCCTTGTGCCCTCTCTGAATCGCCTGGGCCACGAGTGCTACCTGGTGAGTCGCCGCGGGCCCTTCTGGGGCGCCACGCGGAGTCTGTTCGCGCAGGCAGCCTGGCATCCGCCCCTGGAAGGCTGGTCGACGCAGGTCATCGCCAGGGCGCTGCGGGCGTGGAAGGCTGACCTGGTGGTGGCTCAGACGACCACCTGCGCCCGGGAGGCCGAACCGGCCTGTCGCAGTCTGGGCGTGCCGCTGGTCATGCACATCCACAGTATGACCAACCTGAAGGATGCCGGCGCAGGCCTGGACTACGCCTCCCGCATCGTCGTGATGAACCCCTCCAATGCCGAGTTCATGCGCCGCCGGTTTCCGCAGGTGGCAGAACGCCTGTACGTGTCGCGGCTTCCCGTGGACCTCGACAGCCACCCGGCCGAGGCGCCTCGGGAAGGTGCGGGATTTCGCGTGCTCTACTGCGCCCGTTTGAGTCGCAGCAAGGGTCATCAGGGGTTCGCGGCTCTGCAGGCAGTGTCGCTCCTGGCCGGGGAGATTCCCGAGCTGTCCGTGACGCTTCTCGGCGGCCGTGGCTCGCGACTGACCGCTGCCCGCAAGGAAGCGCGGGAACTGAATCGCCAGGCAGGTCGCAGGGCGACCTCGGCCTATCCTGTTGTGCTCGACCCGCGTCCCTTCATGGCCGAGGCAGACCTGGTGGTCGGAGCCGGCTATGTGGCCCTCGAGGGACTGGCGATGAACCGTCGCGTCGTGGGTCTCGGCGTCCTGGGGCTGTACGGCGAGGTCACCGAGGAGAACCTGCCCGAGGCGCTGGCCTGGAACTTTGGCGATCAGCACGCGGAGCAGACCGAAGTCACTCCGGAGCTTGTGGCCAAGACCTTTCTGGACGCCTACCACCACCATCAGCGAGAGGGGCAGATCACCTGGGGCCATGAGAGCCTTCGCAGGTACAATGACCCGCAAGAGATCGCCCGTGAGCTGACAGAGTTGTATAACTCCGTTCTCAACCGACCCGCCGGAACCTGA